One window from the genome of Corynebacterium sp. SCR221107 encodes:
- a CDS encoding aldose epimerase family protein produces the protein MASTTGTMSDTWVEPQGSGIPAPAATRYYTIENDHYRAVISTLGAGLQALTFDGRALVETYPQGEVAPLTAGLVLAPWPNRLDEGTFTVDGTEYRMPLNEQDRSNALHGLVFDRQWHLQEHTSQSVTLGIQIGPENHWPWSTEVTATYGLGEDGLHARFVAQAKDEKVAPTGAIPFVFGWHTYLQAQGAPTDSCTLRVDVDTQLDLDPQRKLPVGTAHESTLAQELAQGLPLRGHSLDDCFHSSADGFVTTTFTDESGRGVEMTCSSELSWYQIFTPGEDIEIPYPGAPRGRAVAVEPMTGPPNALTSGIDVHDLARGPQRLSVRMTAINP, from the coding sequence ATGGCTTCCACCACCGGAACCATGTCGGACACCTGGGTCGAACCGCAGGGCAGTGGGATTCCCGCGCCGGCGGCAACTCGCTACTACACCATTGAGAACGATCACTACCGTGCCGTGATCAGCACCCTCGGCGCGGGATTGCAGGCACTGACCTTCGACGGGCGCGCACTCGTGGAAACCTACCCGCAAGGCGAGGTCGCACCGCTGACAGCCGGGCTCGTGCTCGCGCCGTGGCCCAATCGCCTCGACGAAGGAACGTTCACGGTGGACGGGACCGAGTACCGCATGCCGCTAAATGAGCAAGACCGCTCCAACGCCTTGCATGGGTTGGTCTTCGATCGGCAGTGGCACCTTCAGGAGCACACCTCCCAGTCGGTCACCCTCGGCATCCAGATCGGTCCTGAAAATCACTGGCCGTGGTCGACTGAGGTGACCGCCACCTATGGGCTTGGCGAAGACGGCCTTCATGCCCGCTTCGTTGCCCAGGCCAAAGATGAAAAAGTCGCGCCGACAGGCGCCATCCCCTTCGTGTTCGGCTGGCACACCTACCTCCAGGCCCAGGGCGCACCTACCGATAGCTGCACGCTTCGAGTAGATGTGGATACCCAACTGGACTTGGACCCGCAACGCAAGCTGCCCGTGGGCACAGCCCATGAGTCCACGCTTGCACAGGAACTGGCCCAGGGCCTGCCCCTTCGGGGACACAGCCTCGATGACTGCTTCCACTCCAGCGCGGACGGGTTCGTCACCACCACCTTCACCGACGAATCCGGACGCGGCGTGGAGATGACCTGCAGCAGCGAGCTGTCCTGGTACCAGATCTTTACCCCGGGTGAGGACATTGAGATTCCCTACCCAGGGGCACCACGCGGGCGTGCGGTCGCGGTCGAACCTATGACGGGACCGCCCAACGCATTGACCAGCGGGATCGATGTCCATGATCTAGCCCGTGGCCCGCAGCGCCTCAGCGTTCGGATGACAGCGATCAATCCTTAA